One window from the genome of Rhodocyclaceae bacterium encodes:
- a CDS encoding SMP-30/gluconolactonase/LRE family protein — protein sequence MAWNFELIAGPFKGRTGGLAWDGKGMLFSAVAEERVLRYDPATKKADTFRRWTGRVNGLAVAPDGSVYAAQEGGRRVVHYRTDGSTAPTEELLDGAHHNQPLDVQLDSRGRIWFADAYNAQPPYGPPAYPMLDHASVLRLDPTGPGTYRIERITHDTCGPRAVLLSKDERTLYVADGDVERGDVCQLFAYEVSAYGSVGHAHTLLTFTAIDRGIEGMCLDSDGNIVACMGWSKAGAGPAIVVISPGGTILETHAAPADMPMRCAFGDDGLKSLYVTAGDGGLYRATDTGRRGLKR from the coding sequence ATGGCCTGGAACTTCGAACTGATTGCCGGCCCGTTCAAGGGCCGAACCGGTGGCCTTGCCTGGGATGGCAAGGGCATGCTGTTCAGCGCGGTGGCCGAGGAGCGCGTGCTGCGCTACGACCCCGCCACGAAGAAGGCAGACACCTTCCGCCGCTGGACCGGCCGGGTGAACGGCCTGGCGGTCGCACCCGACGGCTCGGTGTACGCCGCGCAGGAAGGCGGCCGCCGTGTCGTGCACTACCGCACCGACGGCAGCACCGCACCCACCGAGGAACTGCTCGACGGCGCGCACCACAACCAGCCGCTCGACGTGCAGCTCGACAGCCGCGGACGCATCTGGTTCGCCGATGCGTACAACGCGCAGCCGCCATACGGCCCGCCCGCATATCCGATGCTGGACCACGCTTCGGTGCTGCGCCTGGATCCGACCGGCCCCGGTACGTACCGCATCGAACGCATCACCCACGACACCTGCGGACCGCGTGCGGTGCTGCTGTCGAAGGACGAGCGCACGCTGTATGTCGCCGATGGCGACGTGGAGCGTGGCGACGTGTGCCAGCTGTTTGCGTACGAGGTGAGCGCGTATGGCAGCGTCGGTCATGCACACACCCTGCTTACCTTCACCGCGATCGACCGCGGTATCGAAGGCATGTGCCTGGACAGCGACGGCAACATCGTCGCCTGCATGGGCTGGAGCAAGGCGGGGGCAGGGCCTGCGATCGTGGTGATCTCGCCCGGGGGGACGATCCTCGAGACGCATGCGGCACCGGCGGACATGCCGATGCGCTGCGCGTTCGGTGACGACGGGTTGAAGAGCCTGTACGTGACAGCGGGGGATGGCGGGTTGTATCGCGCGACGGATACGGGGCGGCGCGGGCTCAAGCGTTAA
- a CDS encoding DUF4435 domain-containing protein, which produces MASLVEKLRASRKGASVLKLKVLKIRGEDPDILIFVYEGPEDIPVYDEWIKRIGACTRFEPMHGAGKEQLLAYHQILMDSSDPLLDKIFFFVDRDFDIATLPHPHVYELGAYSIENLLCTEEVVDSILRNEFRRSGRIAERRRLRETFKEIVSGFVAHCEPVNLELFVARRLQISVLAKPSRASEIVTINADSVFRAYETVSDIVVLEGKPTPESYQKLRSEFDELPSLLKCRGKYLLSMLRVWLKALEMDLKSQHPLLFEESDSQLPGDPAQLPMSRFASSTPVPPCLVKFIGRLVQC; this is translated from the coding sequence ATGGCTTCGCTAGTTGAGAAGCTACGGGCTAGCCGCAAAGGCGCATCGGTTCTAAAGCTAAAAGTTCTGAAAATTCGTGGCGAAGACCCCGACATACTCATCTTTGTGTATGAAGGGCCGGAAGACATCCCCGTGTACGACGAGTGGATAAAGCGAATTGGCGCATGTACGAGATTTGAACCGATGCATGGTGCAGGGAAAGAACAGCTGTTGGCCTATCATCAGATTTTGATGGATAGCAGCGACCCATTACTGGACAAAATTTTCTTTTTCGTGGATCGAGATTTTGACATCGCAACACTACCGCATCCGCATGTCTATGAACTGGGGGCGTATTCAATAGAAAACCTCCTTTGTACAGAAGAGGTAGTCGACAGTATCTTGCGTAATGAATTCAGGCGTTCGGGACGCATTGCTGAGCGCAGGCGCCTTCGCGAAACGTTTAAGGAGATCGTTTCGGGGTTTGTTGCACATTGCGAGCCTGTCAATCTCGAGCTCTTTGTCGCAAGGAGGCTTCAGATAAGTGTTCTGGCGAAACCATCCAGAGCGTCCGAGATTGTCACGATTAACGCTGACTCTGTTTTTCGGGCTTATGAGACTGTTTCAGACATAGTGGTGCTTGAGGGAAAACCCACGCCTGAGAGCTACCAAAAGCTCCGGTCAGAATTCGATGAGTTACCCTCGCTGCTCAAGTGCAGAGGTAAGTATTTGTTGAGCATGCTTCGCGTTTGGTTGAAGGCTCTCGAGATGGACCTCAAAAGTCAGCACCCGCTTCTTTTCGAGGAGAGCGATTCTCAACTTCCTGGAGATCCTGCTCAATTACCGATGAGTAGGTTTGCGTCCAGCACGCCCGTCCCTCCATGCCTTGTCAAGTTTATCGGTCGGCTAGTGCAATGCTGA
- a CDS encoding SMP-30/gluconolactonase/LRE family protein, whose amino-acid sequence MHGSLEHLKVEVDLCAPGWERIIDPSPPVAVLAKDIIFGEGPTWDAKNGCLWFTDIIGDTIWKWTPGKGQELMLRPSVKANGTCLDLENRLVVAGWGGRTVFRREHDGRWTTLADKWKGMKLNSPNDIVVKSDGSVWFTDPPGGLVNVGMTGPDMQRYLDTQPVFRISPSGELSVVCEDNTYPNGLCFSPDESILYVNCSRERVIRAYDVKKDGSVGPARIFFRYDGPERGVPDGLKCDVDGNVWCTAPGGIWVHDPSGKTIVRIKTPGHHPTNIAFGDADWKTLYITMIGSVVSTRINIAGVPSR is encoded by the coding sequence ATGCATGGTTCACTCGAACACCTGAAGGTCGAGGTCGACCTGTGCGCACCCGGCTGGGAGCGCATCATCGATCCGAGCCCGCCGGTCGCCGTCCTCGCGAAGGACATCATCTTCGGCGAAGGCCCGACCTGGGACGCGAAGAACGGCTGCCTCTGGTTCACCGACATCATCGGCGACACCATCTGGAAGTGGACACCCGGCAAGGGGCAGGAGCTGATGCTGCGCCCGTCGGTGAAGGCGAACGGCACCTGCCTCGACCTCGAGAACCGGCTGGTGGTCGCCGGCTGGGGCGGGCGCACAGTGTTCCGCCGCGAGCACGACGGCCGCTGGACGACGCTCGCCGACAAGTGGAAGGGCATGAAGCTCAACAGCCCGAACGACATCGTCGTGAAGTCCGACGGCTCGGTCTGGTTCACCGACCCGCCCGGCGGACTGGTGAACGTCGGCATGACCGGCCCCGACATGCAACGCTACCTCGACACCCAGCCGGTGTTCCGCATCTCGCCCAGCGGCGAGCTGTCGGTGGTGTGCGAGGACAACACGTATCCGAACGGCCTGTGCTTCTCGCCGGACGAATCGATCCTGTACGTGAACTGCAGCCGCGAGCGGGTGATCCGCGCCTACGACGTGAAGAAGGACGGCAGCGTCGGACCGGCGCGCATCTTCTTCCGCTACGACGGGCCGGAGCGCGGCGTGCCGGATGGCCTCAAGTGCGACGTCGACGGCAACGTGTGGTGCACCGCGCCCGGCGGCATCTGGGTGCACGACCCGTCCGGCAAGACGATCGTGCGCATCAAGACGCCGGGCCACCACCCGACCAACATCGCGTTCGGCGACGCCGACTGGAAGACGCTCTACATCACGATGATCGGATCGGTGGTGAGCACGCGCATCAACATCGCCGGCGTGCCGTCGCGATGA
- a CDS encoding tripartite tricarboxylate transporter substrate binding protein, with amino-acid sequence MDLKRSKRALTVLAAGTAAALLAGNVRAQGPAQGTAQYPMKPIRLIILSTPASGPDIVGRLIGGHLTEAWGQQVVIDPRPGASGIIGAEIAARSAPDGYTLTIATTQAAIVSVMFDKLKFDLVKDFAPITLMASTPFLLVVNPGLPVKTLPDFIALAKAKAGDLLYGSGGSGSPPHLSAELFRHMAGIRLQHVPYKGVTPALTDTIAGQVHMTISVVPAVLAHMRSGRVRALGITSARRSEVVPEVPAIAETIPGYEYIGWYTLLAPAKTPSAIINRLNGEVVSALKTSAVREKLADLGAEPIGSSVREVTEFIPAQIARLRELVQLSGAKVDR; translated from the coding sequence ATGGACTTGAAGCGTTCGAAGAGGGCCCTGACCGTGCTGGCCGCGGGCACCGCAGCCGCCCTGCTCGCGGGCAACGTGCGCGCGCAGGGACCCGCGCAGGGGACCGCGCAATACCCGATGAAGCCGATCCGGCTGATCATCCTCAGCACGCCGGCCTCCGGCCCGGACATCGTCGGCCGGCTGATCGGCGGACACCTCACCGAAGCCTGGGGCCAGCAGGTGGTGATCGATCCGCGCCCCGGCGCGAGCGGCATCATCGGAGCCGAGATCGCCGCGCGCAGCGCCCCGGATGGCTACACGCTGACGATCGCCACCACCCAGGCCGCGATCGTGTCGGTGATGTTCGACAAGCTGAAGTTCGACCTGGTGAAGGACTTCGCGCCGATCACCCTGATGGCCTCGACGCCGTTCCTGCTGGTGGTGAACCCCGGGCTGCCGGTGAAGACGCTCCCGGACTTCATCGCACTGGCGAAGGCGAAGGCCGGCGACCTCCTCTACGGGTCCGGCGGTTCCGGTTCGCCGCCGCATCTGTCCGCCGAGTTGTTCAGGCACATGGCCGGCATCCGGTTGCAGCACGTGCCGTACAAGGGCGTGACGCCGGCGCTCACCGACACCATCGCCGGGCAGGTGCACATGACGATCTCCGTCGTGCCAGCCGTGCTGGCGCACATGCGTTCGGGCCGTGTGCGGGCGCTGGGCATCACCAGCGCCAGGCGTTCGGAGGTCGTGCCCGAGGTGCCGGCGATCGCGGAGACGATTCCCGGCTACGAGTACATCGGCTGGTACACGCTGCTGGCGCCGGCGAAGACGCCGAGCGCGATCATCAACCGTCTGAACGGTGAAGTCGTGTCGGCCCTGAAGACCTCGGCGGTGCGGGAGAAGCTGGCGGACCTGGGCGCGGAGCCGATCGGAAGTTCGGTGCGCGAGGTCACCGAGTTCATCCCGGCACAGATCGCGCGGCTGCGGGAACTGGTGCAGTTGTCCGGCGCCAAGGTGGATCGGTAG